A portion of the Oncorhynchus clarkii lewisi isolate Uvic-CL-2024 chromosome 27, UVic_Ocla_1.0, whole genome shotgun sequence genome contains these proteins:
- the LOC139386116 gene encoding glia-derived nexin-like has translation MGLPSLLCLCVLVTLCGHRGVLSQAPSYGERGSDLGLQVFLQVARSRPQENVVLSPHGVASILGMLLPGTHGETRRQLLTALRYKKNGPYKMLRKLHKTLTAKSNQDIVTIANAMFSQQGFPMEEAFMSSSRANFQCESRTLDFTDTQVAAATINDWVNNQTKGHIPTLVKADMLDGALTRLVAVNAIYFKGLWKSRFQLENTKIRTFNAGDGNAYKVPMMSQLSVFNIGLASTPQGLNYKVIELPYHGNSISMLIALPSEEDTPLGDVIAHISTATIQSWTKLLHQRKVRLLLPKFTAEAEVDLRASLSALGITDIFDEGKADFRHLSTEPVYVSKALQKAKIEVNEDGTKAAAATTAILMARSSPPWVIVDRPFLFLIRHNPTGTILFMGQVNQP, from the exons atGGGCCTCCCCTCGttactgtgcctgtgtgtgctgGTGACCCTGTGTGGCCACCGGGGGGTGCTCTCCCAGGCCCCCTCCTATGGCGAACGGGGCTCCGACCTGGGGCTCCAGGTATTCCTGCAGGTGGCCCGCTCCAGACCCCAGGAGAACGTGGTGCTTTCCCCCCACGGCGTGGCCTCCATCTTGGGCATGCTGCTGCCAGGCACCCATGGAGAGACCCGCAGGCAGCTCCTCACAGCACTCCGTTACAAGAAGAATG GCCCTTATAAGATGTTGAGGAAGCTCCACAAGACGCTGACAGCCAAGTCCAACCAGGACATCGTAACTATCGCCAACGCTATGTTCTCCCAGCAGGGCTTCCCTATGGAGGAGGCCTTCATGTCTTCCAGCAGGGCCAACTTCCAGTGTGAGAGCCGGACCTTGGACTTCACTGACACCCAGGTGGCTGCAGCCACCATCAATGACTGGGTCAACAACCAGACCAAAG GCCACATCCCCACTCTGGTCAAGGCAGACATGTTGGACGGCGCTCTGACCCGCCTGGTGGCCGTCAACGCCATCTACTTTAAAGGACTGTGGAAGTCCCGCTTTCAGCTGGAGAACACCAAGATAAGAACCTTCAACGCGGGAGACGGCAATGCATACAAAGTCCCTATGATGTCCCAGCTGTCGGTCTTCAACATTG GTCTGGCCAGCACACCCCAGGGGCTGAATTATAAGGTCATTGAGCTACCGTATCACGGCAACAGCATAAGCATGCTGATCGCCCTGCCATCGGAGGAGGACACGCCCCTAGGTGATGTCATTGCTCACATCAGCACAGCCACGATACAGAGCTGGACCAAGCTGTTGCACCAGAGGAAGGTCCGCCTGCTGCTGCCCAA GTTTACTGCTGAAGCCGAAGTGGACCTGCGAGCCTCCCTCTCAGCCCTGGGGATAACAGACATATTTGATGAGGGCAAAGCCGACTTCAGACACCTCA GTACAGAGCCTGTGTATGTATCTAAAGCGCTACAGAAAGCTAAGATAGAGGTCAATGAGGATGGAACCAAAGCAGCTGCTGCCACGA CTGCCATCTTAATGGCCAGGTCTTCTCCACCTTGGGTCATCGTAGACCGacccttcctcttcctcatccgGCACAACCCAACAG GTACGATCCTCTTCATGGGCCAGGTAAATCAGCCTTGA